A window from Carassius gibelio isolate Cgi1373 ecotype wild population from Czech Republic chromosome B3, carGib1.2-hapl.c, whole genome shotgun sequence encodes these proteins:
- the prmt1 gene encoding protein arginine N-methyltransferase 1 isoform X1, whose translation MAETADIMEVSQGESSAKPAAEDMTSKDYYFDSYAHFGIHEEMLKDEVRTLTYRNSMFHNKHLFKDKVVLDVGSGTGILCMFAAKAGAKKVIGIECSSISEYAVKIVKANKLDHIVSIIKGKVEEVELPVEKVDIIISEWMGYCLFYESMLNTVIYARDKWLKPDGLIFPDRATLYVTAIEDRQYKDYKIHWWENVYGFDMSCIKEVAIKEPLVDVVDPKQLVSTACLIKEVDIYTVKIEDLSFTSPFCLQVKRNDYIHALVTYFNIEFTRCHKRTGFSTSPESPYTHWKQTVFYLDDYLTVKTGEEIFGTISMKPNVKNNRDLDFNVDIDFKGQLCEVSKTSEYRMR comes from the exons ATGGCGGAGACAGCGGACATTATGGAG gtgTCCCAGGGAGAGAGCTCAGCAAAACCTGCAGCAGAAGACATGACCTCCAAAGACTACTACTTTGATTCCTATGCACACTTTGGCATTCACGAG GAGATGCTAAAGGATGAAGTTCGTACTCTGACGTACAGAAACTCCATGTTCCACAACAAGCATCTCTTCAAGGATAAGGTGGTGCTGGATGTGGGAAGTGGAACCGGCATCCTTTGTATGTTTGCAGCCAAAGCTGGGGCCAAGAAAGTTATTGGG ATTGAGTGCAGCAGTATATCAGAGTATGCTGTGAAGATCGTGAAGGCCAACAAGTTGGATCATA TCGTTTCCATCATTAAGGGCAAAGTGGAAGAGGTTGAGCTTCCTGTGGAAAAAGTAGACATAATCATCTCTGAGTGGATGGGCTACTGTCTCTTCTACGAGTCCATGCTTAACACTGTCATTTATGCGAGAGACAAATGGCTG AAACCCGATGGCCTGATCTTCCCCGACAGAGCCACGCTCTATGTCACTGCTATTGAGGACCGACAGTACAAGGACTACAAAATTCACT GGTGGGAGAATGTTTATGGCTTTGACATGTCCTGTATCAAGGAAGTGGCCATCAAGGAGCCACTGGTGGATGTTGTTGACCCCAAACAGCTTGTTAGTACTGCCTGCCTCATTAAG GAGGTGGACATCTACACGGTGAAGATTGAGGACTTGTCCTTCACGTCACCTTTCTGCCTGCAGGTGAAAAGGAATGACTACATTCATGCGCTGGTAACCTACTTCAACATCGAGTTCACTCGCTGCCACAAGAGGACAGGCTTCTCTACTA GCCCAGAGTCTCCCTACACTCACTGGAAGCAGACGGTGTTCTACCTTGACGACTATCTGACAGTGAAGACCGGAGAGGAGATCTTTGGCACCATCAGCATGAAACCCAACGTCAAGAATAAT AGAGACCTGGACTTCAACGTTGACATCGACTTCAAGGGTCAGCTTTGTGAGGTGTCCAAGACGTCAGAGTACAGGATGCGCTAG
- the prmt1 gene encoding protein arginine N-methyltransferase 1 isoform X2, producing the protein MTSKDYYFDSYAHFGIHEEMLKDEVRTLTYRNSMFHNKHLFKDKVVLDVGSGTGILCMFAAKAGAKKVIGIECSSISEYAVKIVKANKLDHIVSIIKGKVEEVELPVEKVDIIISEWMGYCLFYESMLNTVIYARDKWLKPDGLIFPDRATLYVTAIEDRQYKDYKIHWWENVYGFDMSCIKEVAIKEPLVDVVDPKQLVSTACLIKEVDIYTVKIEDLSFTSPFCLQVKRNDYIHALVTYFNIEFTRCHKRTGFSTSPESPYTHWKQTVFYLDDYLTVKTGEEIFGTISMKPNVKNNRDLDFNVDIDFKGQLCEVSKTSEYRMR; encoded by the exons ATGACCTCCAAAGACTACTACTTTGATTCCTATGCACACTTTGGCATTCACGAG GAGATGCTAAAGGATGAAGTTCGTACTCTGACGTACAGAAACTCCATGTTCCACAACAAGCATCTCTTCAAGGATAAGGTGGTGCTGGATGTGGGAAGTGGAACCGGCATCCTTTGTATGTTTGCAGCCAAAGCTGGGGCCAAGAAAGTTATTGGG ATTGAGTGCAGCAGTATATCAGAGTATGCTGTGAAGATCGTGAAGGCCAACAAGTTGGATCATA TCGTTTCCATCATTAAGGGCAAAGTGGAAGAGGTTGAGCTTCCTGTGGAAAAAGTAGACATAATCATCTCTGAGTGGATGGGCTACTGTCTCTTCTACGAGTCCATGCTTAACACTGTCATTTATGCGAGAGACAAATGGCTG AAACCCGATGGCCTGATCTTCCCCGACAGAGCCACGCTCTATGTCACTGCTATTGAGGACCGACAGTACAAGGACTACAAAATTCACT GGTGGGAGAATGTTTATGGCTTTGACATGTCCTGTATCAAGGAAGTGGCCATCAAGGAGCCACTGGTGGATGTTGTTGACCCCAAACAGCTTGTTAGTACTGCCTGCCTCATTAAG GAGGTGGACATCTACACGGTGAAGATTGAGGACTTGTCCTTCACGTCACCTTTCTGCCTGCAGGTGAAAAGGAATGACTACATTCATGCGCTGGTAACCTACTTCAACATCGAGTTCACTCGCTGCCACAAGAGGACAGGCTTCTCTACTA GCCCAGAGTCTCCCTACACTCACTGGAAGCAGACGGTGTTCTACCTTGACGACTATCTGACAGTGAAGACCGGAGAGGAGATCTTTGGCACCATCAGCATGAAACCCAACGTCAAGAATAAT AGAGACCTGGACTTCAACGTTGACATCGACTTCAAGGGTCAGCTTTGTGAGGTGTCCAAGACGTCAGAGTACAGGATGCGCTAG